A region of Actinomycetota bacterium DNA encodes the following proteins:
- a CDS encoding biotin--[acetyl-CoA-carboxylase] ligase, whose product MTDPDARTALDMPALIADLQAAGWAGPIPTLLDTTESTNSDVARLAEAGAVEGSCIVAEHQSAGRGRLDRQWVSPHGAGLWMSVLVRPADMPRSSWSWLPLLAGLASANAIRSVTGVQAEVKWPNDLVVVDHSSRKLGGILSEAHGDDAVVVGIGLNVSMTRAELPVPTATSITLEGGSAGREALLAAVLGNFARCLARWRAQDAQLFVEYRDLCASIGRVVEATLPDSVIVHGLVLDVDDNGQLIVDDGTANVMVTAGDVIHASI is encoded by the coding sequence GTGACCGATCCGGATGCGCGAACTGCCCTGGACATGCCCGCCTTGATTGCCGACTTGCAGGCAGCAGGCTGGGCCGGCCCGATACCTACTCTCTTGGACACTACTGAATCAACGAACAGTGATGTCGCGCGGCTTGCAGAGGCCGGCGCGGTTGAGGGCTCCTGCATCGTGGCCGAACACCAATCGGCAGGCCGGGGCCGGCTGGATCGACAATGGGTCAGCCCACACGGTGCCGGGCTCTGGATGTCAGTTCTGGTGCGCCCTGCAGACATGCCTCGCTCAAGTTGGAGCTGGCTGCCGCTGCTGGCCGGACTCGCATCGGCAAATGCAATCCGCTCGGTGACTGGAGTCCAGGCAGAGGTGAAGTGGCCCAATGACCTCGTGGTCGTCGATCACAGTTCTCGCAAGCTCGGTGGGATTCTGAGTGAGGCTCATGGTGATGATGCCGTTGTCGTGGGCATTGGGTTGAACGTTTCGATGACTCGGGCCGAGCTGCCCGTTCCAACTGCTACGTCGATCACCCTTGAGGGCGGCAGCGCGGGACGCGAAGCCTTGCTTGCCGCCGTGCTCGGCAATTTTGCTCGCTGTCTGGCGCGCTGGAGGGCGCAAGACGCGCAGTTGTTTGTCGAATATCGCGATCTCTGCGCGTCGATCGGCCGGGTGGTCGAGGCCACTCTGCCCGATTCAGTAATCGTCCACGGACTCGTGCTTGATGTTGATGACAACGGACAGTTGATCGTCGATGACGGCACCGCGAACGTGATGGTCACCGCAGGCGACGTAATTCATGCCAGTATTTAG
- a CDS encoding acyl-CoA carboxylase subunit epsilon: MTSEHPDPKRPVLRVISGNPTEEELAAILAIVSSLTPDATPPHHFSFWNDLSRGIHSTPRPSATAWRASTMPQ, from the coding sequence GTGACCTCCGAGCACCCAGATCCCAAGCGTCCGGTGCTTCGGGTCATCAGTGGCAATCCGACCGAAGAGGAACTGGCCGCAATCTTGGCCATCGTTTCCAGCCTTACTCCCGATGCCACACCACCACATCACTTTTCATTCTGGAACGACCTCAGCCGCGGCATCCACAGCACTCCACGGCCAAGTGCGACTGCTTGGCGCGCATCGACGATGCCTCAGTAA
- a CDS encoding acyl-CoA carboxylase subunit beta: protein MSAVAKDQKSIDSHTTAGKGAVLADYEAETDGRQQEAITKQHARGKLSALERIEMLLDEHSFQQVDSLTRHRSHDFGQEKTRPLGDAVITGYGTVDGRPVCVFAQDFSTFGGSLGELVGEKIVKVMDLALKTGCPVIGMNDSGGARIQEGVASLAMYGEIFKRNVAASGVIPQISMIMGPSAGGAVYSPAITDFTIMVEKTSYMFITGPDVIKTVTGEEVAMEALGGAQTHNTKSGVAHHMSPNEEEAIEYVRALLGFLPSNNLEEAPVFDTDVSLELNEDDYELDSLVPDSPNQPYDMHRVIGHILDDGDFLEIQALFAPNIVCGFGRVEGRSVGIVANQPMQFAGTLDISASEKAARFIRTCDAFNIPIITLTDTPGFLPGTHQEWDGIIRRGAKLIYAYAEATVPMINVITRKAYGGAYIVMSSKHLGSDINLAWPTAEIAVMGAEGAANILYRRELAEATDPVAKRAELIEEYKETLANPYRAAERGYIDRVIQPHDTRVVIIRALRNLRNKRTNRAPRKHGNIPL from the coding sequence ATGAGCGCCGTAGCGAAGGACCAGAAGAGCATCGACAGTCACACCACCGCAGGCAAGGGAGCGGTGCTGGCTGACTACGAGGCTGAGACCGACGGCCGCCAGCAGGAGGCCATCACCAAGCAGCATGCTCGCGGAAAGCTGTCGGCCCTGGAGCGCATTGAAATGCTGCTCGATGAGCACTCCTTTCAGCAGGTCGACTCACTTACCCGCCACCGCTCGCATGACTTTGGACAGGAGAAGACGCGTCCGCTGGGCGACGCCGTCATCACCGGCTACGGCACTGTCGATGGTCGTCCGGTCTGCGTCTTCGCTCAGGATTTCTCCACCTTCGGTGGCTCCCTTGGTGAACTCGTCGGCGAGAAGATCGTCAAGGTGATGGATCTTGCACTCAAGACTGGCTGCCCAGTCATCGGTATGAACGACTCCGGTGGCGCGCGCATCCAGGAGGGCGTTGCATCACTGGCCATGTACGGCGAGATATTCAAGCGCAATGTCGCTGCATCCGGCGTCATCCCGCAGATCTCGATGATCATGGGACCAAGCGCTGGCGGCGCCGTCTACTCCCCCGCTATCACCGACTTCACGATCATGGTCGAGAAGACCTCGTACATGTTCATCACTGGTCCCGATGTCATCAAGACAGTGACCGGCGAAGAAGTGGCGATGGAGGCGCTCGGCGGTGCCCAGACGCACAACACCAAGTCCGGCGTCGCGCACCACATGTCTCCAAACGAAGAGGAGGCCATCGAGTACGTGCGCGCACTACTCGGCTTCTTGCCAAGCAACAACCTCGAAGAGGCCCCAGTCTTCGACACCGACGTCAGCCTTGAACTCAACGAAGATGACTACGAGCTCGATTCCCTTGTGCCCGATTCACCCAACCAGCCATATGACATGCACCGGGTCATTGGCCACATCCTCGACGATGGCGACTTCCTGGAGATCCAGGCTCTGTTCGCGCCAAACATCGTCTGCGGCTTTGGTCGAGTTGAAGGTCGTAGCGTCGGCATCGTTGCCAACCAGCCAATGCAGTTCGCTGGCACCCTGGATATCTCAGCCTCAGAGAAGGCGGCTCGTTTCATTCGCACCTGCGATGCCTTCAACATCCCAATCATCACCCTCACTGACACCCCTGGCTTCCTGCCCGGCACTCATCAGGAATGGGACGGCATCATCCGCCGCGGCGCCAAGCTCATCTACGCATACGCCGAGGCCACCGTTCCGATGATCAACGTCATCACCCGCAAGGCCTATGGCGGCGCCTACATCGTGATGTCGAGCAAGCACCTGGGCTCGGACATCAACCTGGCTTGGCCCACTGCGGAAATCGCAGTGATGGGCGCCGAAGGTGCTGCAAACATCCTGTACCGCAGGGAACTGGCTGAGGCCACCGATCCTGTCGCCAAGCGGGCGGAGTTGATCGAGGAATACAAGGAGACCCTGGCCAACCCCTACCGTGCTGCAGAACGCGGCTACATCGACCGTGTCATCCAGCCTCACGACACTCGAGTGGTGATCATCCGAGCCCTGCGCAACCTGCGCAATAAGCGCACCAACCGCGCACCGCGCAAGCACGGAAATATCCCGCTGTGA